The nucleotide sequence CAGAATCTTGATCGATACCCGCCGCGGCATCATTCGGCCCAGGCACCGACTGAACACCGGCAAGACCTCCCAGTTGCGTTGGAGTGTCAATGTTTTGCGTTAGCGACGACACACTCACACTCCGCAAACCAGCGGCTGCCACGCCCACACCGAGGTCCGATGAACCCCGGACATACGCATCAATGCCCAACGGCAATGCGATCGGCAATGCGATTGGCACAGCGATCGCGGCGGCAAGTGGCACGGCAACGGCGCTGAGCACCATCGCGGTCACTGCAAAATCAAGCGCAAGCACGCTGGCGAGAGCGAGCAAGATCGCCATGGCCTCGGACACGCTGTGCGCCACCAGAAGCCCAGCCACCGCTTCATACACAGCTCCATACGCGAAGCCCCCAAAAAAGCCGATGACCGCCGCTATCAAGAAGCCGATGGGATCACCCAGGTACTCGCCGATATCCATGCCGAGCACCACCATGGAATCCCAGGCATAAGAGAAGATCTCGCCGAGGTTGTATAAGAATTCTTCCCAAAACTCCGACCAGCTGCCCAGCACGCTTGCAGCCTGCGGCAACACATTCGGGGCGTTATCGCTAAGGGAGTGGATTAGTCGTGGTGCAGGGGTCGTTTGTGGCGCTCGCGCCGAAAACACGGTTGAGGCCGCGTCATAGGCGGACATGGTAGTTGCGGCTTGGACCCACATGCGCGCGTAGTCAGCCTCGTTGACGGCGATCGGAACGGTGTTGATGCCAAAGAAGTTAGTCCCGAGCAACACACCGTGAACGAGATGATTCTCGGCCAACTCGCCCATCGTGGGCATCGCCGCCAGCGCGGCGCAATACGCGGCGGCCATCGCCTCATGCTCGGCCGCCATCGCCTCGGCTTCGGCTCCGTTCCTCATCAACCACGCTACACACGGCTGGTGCGCAGCCGCATAACTCGCGGCACCCATCCCCTCCCACACCTCGGTTTCACCAACGACCACCACGGCGGTGAGTTCGTCAGCCGCCGAGGAATACGCGGCGCCGAGCGACGTCCACGCCGACGCCGACACCTGCAACGACGCCGCACCCGGACCCGAACTCAGCAACGTCGAATGCACCTCGGGCGGTGAACCCATCCATACTGGCGATGTCATGATCGATCACCTGCGAGCTGGACGTAGCGGCCACGATGAAGGACGCCTGCCGATCGCAGGCGACCACGTAGACCCGCCAGCCGCTGACCAGTCACAACGTCGACCGTTACTCGGCTGGATGTGCGCGCGGGTGGTATGTGATGAAAACTGTTACACAACAGACGCTTACCTTTCTCT is from Mycobacterium marinum and encodes:
- a CDS encoding PPE family protein; translation: MTSPVWMGSPPEVHSTLLSSGPGAASLQVSASAWTSLGAAYSSAADELTAVVVVGETEVWEGMGAASYAAAHQPCVAWLMRNGAEAEAMAAEHEAMAAAYCAALAAMPTMGELAENHLVHGVLLGTNFFGINTVPIAVNEADYARMWVQAATTMSAYDAASTVFSARAPQTTPAPRLIHSLSDNAPNVLPQAASVLGSWSEFWEEFLYNLGEIFSYAWDSMVVLGMDIGEYLGDPIGFLIAAVIGFFGGFAYGAVYEAVAGLLVAHSVSEAMAILLALASVLALDFAVTAMVLSAVAVPLAAAIAVPIALPIALPLGIDAYVRGSSDLGVGVAAAGLRSVSVSSLTQNIDTPTQLGGLAGVQSVPGPNDAAAGIDQDSVRHGLAGSVGVGDVQSWGFVGTSGSARGEPSGLSVLGAESGGLRVPVLPSSWDLSLSK